The following is a genomic window from Leptolyngbya sp. CCY15150.
TCTTTTCAATGGCCAAGCATTCAATCACCAGCACCGTTTCAGGACGCAGGGAAAACTGCTTCTTAGGCTTGTTCAATTTCCGTCGCATCGTTTTCTCCAATTCTTATGCTGATAGTAGCACCTATCAGTAGTGATAGATTCACTACGTTCATTATTTTGTGAGAGTATGATGTCTACCCCCAACCTTTTGACCGAGTACCTACTGTTTTTGTCTATGGACACCTATCGCTCACGCCTGTCGGAGACGGTGGCGCGGCTCCGAGGCGATCGCTCCATCCGCCGCTTTGCTAAAGATTTGGGGGTCAGCTTTCCCGCCGCCAGGTCGTGGGAGGAGGAGGAGTCCTTCCCCAATCTGAAAAACCTAGAGAAGATCGCCCAGTTGGATGGCAAGACTTTAGAGGAGTTTCTAGAGTATTTGCGGGGCGATGATTGGATTGCTCCAAATGAGATCACCGTTGCTGAGGATCTGTTGGGATTCATCGAACATCTCCCTAAGTCTGAGAAGGTACGTTTGGCTCAATTGCTAATAGCTGAAGTGGCAAAACCGGAGGAGCAAAAACAGTAGTTGAGGGTGTCACCACCCCTGTCACCTCGCTGTCACCTGTCACCAGTCGAGTGACACCCCCTGTCACCGGGTGTCACCGGCATGGTGACAGGATTTGAGCCTCGCTGTCACCTGTCACCGGTGACACGGAAAACTACCCGATTAGGGGTGCTGGGGTCAGTGACAGTGCGCCCCCATCCGCCATGTTCAAGTACCTCAAAAAGTTCCTTGACCGTGTCGGCTGATAGCTTGAATCTCCGCTGACAATCGCGGCTAGAAACAGCGCCGCCATTCTCACGGCAAAATTGAATAATGCCGTGAAGCTCCGGGGTGATTCCATTGGGATTTTCCCCGGAATTTTTGTCTGAACGTTGCCACGATCGCTCTAGTTGATCGCGCAACTGGGAGACCTCATCACCACTTGCCCATGCCGGGGAATTCAGGGCAGTTTGTCGGAGAGATACGTCCTTCGAGTAGTGGGGCAACTTCACCAGGCGAGAGCTTCCGCCTAAGTTGGTGAAGGCGATCGCCCCCTTCTCTCCGGTGTGGGTGTACGCCTGGAGCTGGGCCTTAAGAGCTTGGCGCAAATCGCGATCGCGAATGATGTACTCATCGTCTAGTACAGCCGCGATGGATTCATACTTGCCATTGCGGCCCACGCAGACAACCTGGAAGGATTGCTGGAGCCTCTTGTTTAGACCGATGTCGTCAACATTGTGGCTATGGGTGCTCAGCCATAACCCCGATCGCTCACTCATGCACTGGGTAGCAAACAGGCTAAGCCGCTCGCCAAGCTCCCGCCGCTGTGGAGTCGGTAACAGGATACGCTGATTGTTCACCTCATCCATGCAGATCACCATGGGGTAGTGTTGTGCGCTGCTATCCTGCCATTGCTGCAGCACCGAGACACAAACCTTGAACTGTCCCAGCATCTCGATCGCCCGTCCCTTGCTATTGACTGCCCAATAATCGTTAGGACTATCGACCAATCCACCCCAGCGATTGTCCTGCTCTGGTTTGCCATTGAAGACAAACCAATCAACTAAGCCCTGATTTTTGAGGGTCTTTTGGGACATTGCATTCACTAGGATGGATGTTTTGCCGCTCTGACTCTTACCAACAAATAAGAAATTTTGTTCGTCTGAGTCGCTTTCGGCAATCGTCAACGCCAGGTCTTCAACCGGGAAAATCTCACTAGCAGGGAGAGGGGACGCTCCCTGCAATGAGCCGTGATTGGCGATCGCTTGGGCTTGCTGGGGGGGCAGTGCCCAAGGCCTGTAATGAGCCTCTAGGACATCAATCGCCGCTTCGGTCTCTATTATAATCCTTTCCTTACCTAATAGCTCATCGCAGTCCTTATTTATTTTTTGAAATCGGTGCGCATTTAGGGCCACTGACGATTTACGGGCTGCAGCACCACTCAGTATGGGTGCTGCAACAAGCGCCGCGCCGCGCATCCATTCTGTAGGCTGGGCACGAGCACCCAGCCACAACACTACAGATAAGCTAGCGCAACAGACATACTGTGTTAGAGCACCATCCATAGTGCCACCCCCAATCCACACAGGGATGCACCAAGGATGGCCAGTAGCACAGCATAATAACCGGCTGGTTTCACCCTCAGTGCAGATATCAATGCATCATCAAGTAGCCACGCCAAGGCATAGATCACGATGCCAACGGCGGCCAACGCCAGGAGCGAATCACGGGTAGACGGCAACACGACGGCCAGCCATCCACCTAGCGTGGCGAGTTGGGCCCCCAGCAGAAACAGGGATAGAAAGCCCAGAGATCTAATCATCATCCACCTCCAAGCCTTTATAGAGAGATGCCCTCAGCTTGGAGATCTTGCTGGTGGCTCCCATGTCGGCCTTGCGGATGCGAGACTGTAGGCCGGCATAGCCAGGGCGCAGACCGTGCAGCTTGGCTGCATAGTCGGTATTCGCCTTGAGTTTTTGCAGCTCTGTTTCGGCCACCTTGCCGCGATAGCCGTAGTACATCTCGTGAACCTTGGTATCACTGCCCTCGATCGATTCCATGGCCGCTAGGGCCTTCTCCGTATGTTTGACCCCGGCCGCCTTCTGTTTGGCGATCGCCTGCAGGGCTGCGGCCTCCCCTTCCGTGAAATAGCGAGGGCGATCGAGTAGGGGGATGGAGCGGATCGAGTGGAACTCACCTGGCCGCCCTGGGCGGAAAACTTCATCGTGAGTGGGCGATAGCGCGGCATCTTCCTTAATGGAATGATTGCCCGCGTCCAGGTCTTTGCCCAAAAATTTAGAAAGGAATCCCATACAATCACCTTTGAATCAGTGAGGGGGGCAGTATTCCTGCCCCCTGTTCGTCTATTTGAGCTGTCCTTCAATCACGCCGGAGCGGTAGGACTCAAGCTGCATCTCCGTTTGAGCAAGCTGGTTTTCGAGTCGCCTAATCTGAGCATTCATGCGGTCAGTCTCGCCGCTGTGGCTGTATGCCTGGAACATCAGCAGGACTGCAGCCGCTCCAGCGATCACCGTTTCACTCATCGCTTAATTCCTCCGCTGGTTGCTGTGGATTGGCTGTGTTTTCTAGCGCCTGGAGGAGAAGGTCAGCACCCATCACGGCAGCCTGGGCGCAATCCTCCAGGGTGACATCCTTGTCATTCAGCATCTGCTTCATGAACTCAACCGCGATCCAATCTCGCTTGGATGCTTGGGGATGGGTGCCCCGTGGCTTATTGATTGAGAAGGTCTGAACGTCGCGTTTACCCGGCATGGCGTGACTCCTCTAACTGACTGAGCATGGTTCGGACGGGTGGGACGTGGGGGAAGAAAGTATCCAGGGCGATGCCGCTGGTGCTCCAAAGGACTGGCAGCATTGCCAGATAGATGCCGCCCTCGACGGCGATCCGGATCCAGAGTGGCTGTCCCTTGATTCGGGACTCTACAGCCTGGATTTTTTGCAGTATCACGCCCTCACCTCCTCACTCTGGGGAGAACCCGGATCCATAATCAGCCGGGAATTCACGACTCCTCCGATAACCCAGAGGGAAACAACGACGATCGCTAGGTTGGTGAAAAAATTCTGAGGCATAATGATTGTGCTCTGTGAATTGATTGTTCTGGAGTAGCCAGCGGTTAGCTTCTTGGTCGGGGCGGCCGCTGGTTTTTGATGAAGACCCATAGATGGATGAGCTGCTGTATTTTGTGGCGCTGGGCTGGTGTTAGTGATTCCCCAGCCTTCCACCGCGCCGCTAGTAGCGCCATGTCTTGTCTGCAATCAGAGTTCAATAGTGTAAGTTTTCTCATCCTTCGGTACGCCTGTTGATACAGGGGTTTCAGATGACTGGGGATAGATCGCGTGTTCTTCGGCATCGGTTAAATTCACCACCTTTGTGATTGCGAGGGCATCTTCTGCCCAGTACTTGGTATCTGTGTAGTCGCTCCAGTAGTCCTGGTGCTCCAGTTCAAAAGCTGTACCGCCTAGGATGACGGACTGCTCCACTGGCATCTCTGAATCAAGGGCTAGGCTACGCACCCGTTGAGCCAGTAATGAACTGAGGCGAATAACCTCTTGGCGGTGATTGGCAATCTGTTGGTGGAGTGCTTGAATATTCTGCAATCGACCGATGAAGTGATTGCCCATCAGTTGGTTGAGGTCAGCACCTTTGGGAATTAGATCGAGGTTTTCCGTTGAGTCTAACTGGCTTACGTGAGCCATGAATTCTAGAGGGTATTGGTAGTTCTCTCCCTGCCATAGGGAACAGTGACGATCTGGGATGATTCTGTAATGGAGGGTGCGTGAGCCAGTCACTGCAGATGCTTCAACGTTCGTTAACTCGATGTCGAACGGATAACCAAAATTGGCCATGGGTGTTGTCTCCAGTAAGGGGAAT
Proteins encoded in this region:
- a CDS encoding helix-turn-helix domain-containing protein; protein product: MSTPNLLTEYLLFLSMDTYRSRLSETVARLRGDRSIRRFAKDLGVSFPAARSWEEEESFPNLKNLEKIAQLDGKTLEEFLEYLRGDDWIAPNEITVAEDLLGFIEHLPKSEKVRLAQLLIAEVAKPEEQKQ